Proteins encoded within one genomic window of Companilactobacillus zhachilii:
- a CDS encoding ORF6N domain-containing protein, protein MNNLKVIGKEKVGSIEFIGIEGGFGKDKKAMLVKDIAVIHGQTVGNINLLINRNIKRFKKGIDIIDLKAGNFAIVLNKSGFSQNQINATKNIYLLSERGYSKLLKILDDDKAWEVYDQLVDNYFNMRVAIKENNPAIVKDKRLEIMEKNAATRKANLMYRIAMATESNSSKQSLLANAAKELTGEMTIPVMRKKEYSATEVGNKAGITSNKVGRIANKFGIKAEQPGQNKYGRWSNSKSQHSDKEVPQWLYFDEGLKFIKEHVQ, encoded by the coding sequence ATGAACAATTTAAAAGTAATTGGTAAGGAAAAGGTTGGTTCAATTGAATTTATAGGAATTGAAGGTGGATTTGGTAAAGATAAGAAAGCAATGTTGGTTAAAGATATTGCGGTAATTCACGGACAGACGGTGGGAAACATTAATTTACTGATTAATCGCAATATTAAAAGATTCAAAAAAGGCATAGATATTATAGATTTAAAGGCTGGTAATTTCGCTATTGTTTTGAACAAGAGCGGATTTAGTCAAAATCAGATCAATGCTACGAAGAATATTTATCTATTGTCTGAACGTGGTTATAGCAAATTACTAAAAATTCTTGATGATGATAAAGCTTGGGAAGTATATGACCAATTGGTTGATAACTACTTTAATATGCGAGTTGCGATCAAGGAAAATAATCCAGCTATTGTAAAAGACAAGCGCTTGGAAATTATGGAGAAGAATGCAGCTACTAGAAAAGCAAATTTGATGTACCGAATTGCTATGGCAACTGAATCTAATTCTTCGAAACAATCATTACTAGCTAATGCAGCTAAAGAATTAACTGGAGAAATGACTATTCCGGTCATGAGGAAGAAGGAATATTCGGCAACAGAAGTTGGTAACAAAGCAGGAATTACATCAAATAAGGTTGGACGAATTGCTAATAAGTTTGGAATTAAAGCAGAACAACCTGGTCAAAATAAATATGGCCGTTGGTCAAATAGTAAGTCTCAGCATTCTGATAAAGAAGTTCCACAATGGTTGTACTTTGACGAAGGTTTGAAATTTATCAAAGAACATGTGCAATAA